Part of the Kitasatospora sp. NBC_01266 genome, ATCGAGATCGGCGCGGTGGACCAGTTGGTCTCCCGGATGCCGGGCCCCGAGGAGGCGCAGTGGTTCCAGGGCGGCCCGGGTGTCCCGCTGCTGGTGCAGACCCGGGTCACCTACGACCGCCGCGGGCCGGTGCGGGTGATCGAGAGCCGGTACTCGGCCGACCGCTGCCGACTGGTCTACGGGCTGGGCGAACTGACGGCGCGGCCGCTGCCGTGAGGCCGGCCGCGGTCCGCCGGATGCCCGCCGCCGAGTGGCGGGCCCGGCGCGGCTGAATCGCGGCCGGATGCCCGCCACCGGCTCGCGGCCGTTGGTCCGTCAGGCGGCGAGGGCGGACTGGACCTGGCGCAGGCTCGGGTTGGTCATCACGGTGCGCTCGCCGCTGGCGCTGACCACCAGGACGGTCGGGACCGTCTGGTTGCCGTCGTTGACCGACTCGACGAACTTCGCGGACTCCGGGTCCTGCTCGATGTTGATCTCGTCGTAGCCGATGCCCTCGCGGGTGAGCTGGCTCTTCAGCCGCTGGCAGTAGCCGCACCAGGTCGTGCTGTACATCGTCACGCTGCCGGACATCGAAAGGGCTCCTTCGTCGCGGGGTGGTTCGCCAAGGGTGGGTCTCGCGCTGCACAACGTACGCGAGGCCGGGTGCATTCCGGTGGTCGTGCGGGGTGGCCGTGCGGGGTGGCCGTGCGGGCACCGCCGAAGAGCGGGCCGATCGTCGTACCGGGCCTGTGGACAACTCGGGGCGGCTTGTCGGCGATTCCTGCCAGGATGTCCGGACCGGGCCGGTCGGCCCGCCGGGCTGAGAGGATGGAGCCCATGCAGGAAGAGCTGTCGATCGACTCCCAGGGTGGCCCCGGCGGCTACGGCGCCCGCCCGGCCGACCCGGACGCCGTGCTGGCCGGGCTCGACCCGGAGCAGCGGGCCGTCGCCACCGCCCTGCACGGGCCCGTCTGCGTGCTCGCGGGCGCCGGCACGGGCAAGACCAGGGCGATCACCCACCGGATCGCCTACGGGGTGCGCAGCGGTGTCTTCCAGCCGCAGCAGGTGCTGGCCGTCACCTTCACCGCGCGGGCGGCGGGTGAGATGCGCGGCCGGCTGCGCCAGCTCGGGGCCGACGGCGTGCAGGCCCGGACCTTCCACGCCGCCGCGCTGCGCCAGCTCCAGTACTTCTGGCCGCGCGCGGTCGGCGGCGAGGTGCCGCGGCTGCTGGAGCGCAAGGTGCAGCTGGTCGCCGAGGCGGCCGGCCGCAGCGGGCTGCGGGTCCAGCGCACCGAGCTGCGCGACCTGACCGGCGAGATCGAGTGGGCCAAGGTCACCCAGATCGTGCCGGACGACTATCCGGTCGCG contains:
- a CDS encoding mycoredoxin: MSGSVTMYSTTWCGYCQRLKSQLTREGIGYDEINIEQDPESAKFVESVNDGNQTVPTVLVVSASGERTVMTNPSLRQVQSALAA